The genomic window CATCAAAAGCAACGGGCTATCCAATTGCACGTATGGCTGCGAAGCTAGCTGTTGGGTACTCACTTGCTGAGCTTACTAATCCTGTTACAGGTGATACGTACGCTAGCTTTGAACCTGCTTTAGATTACGTTGTTGTCAAATTTCCACGCTGGCCGTTTGACAAATTCCCAGACGTACAACGAACGCTTGGCACGCAAATGAAGGCGACTGGTGAAGTTATGGCAATCGCCCGCACATTTGAGGCCGCGTTACAAAAGGCTGTTCGATCATTAGAGCTTGGTTTTATCAATATAGAAATGGCTACATTTACTCAATTATCAGTTAACGAATTAATAAATATAGTAAAGCAGCAGGATGATCGCCGCTTATTTGCACTAACTGCTCTGCTGCGTCATGGCAAGAATATAACAGATTTACATGACTTAACGAAAATTGACCATTTTTTCTTACACAAACTACAAACATTGATTTTTTTCGAAAAAGAAATGATAACGTCTGGACCGACAAATATTCCATTGTTAAAAATGTTAAAGGAATATGGATTTAGTGATGCTTATATTGCAAGTGTGTGGGGAATCAGTGAGAAAGAGCTCCGCGACATTCGTAAACAAGCTCGTATAATAGCAGCATACAAAATGGTTGATACGTGTGCAGCAGAATTTGAAGCGGTAACATCATATTATTACTCTGATTATCACGGCGAGAACGAAGTTGCTCATACAGGTACGAAAAAGAAGGTACTTATTATCGGTTCAGGGCCGATACGAATAGGGCAAGGTATCGAGTTTGATTATAGTGCGGTACACAGTGTAATAGCAGCACGAGAAGAAGGCTATGAAACAATTTTACTAAACAACAATCCAGAAACAGTAAGTACAGACTATGAAACGGCCGATAAGTTGTACTTTGAACCTTTGACATTTGAGGATGTTATGAATGTCATTGAGGCTGAAAATATCACGAACGTGCTTGTACAATTCGGGGGACAGACAGCGATTAATCTAGTCAAACGCTTTGAAGAAGCTGGTGTATCTTTAGCGGGCACTACTTCGGATGTGATAGATGTACTTGAGGACCGCGAAAGATTTTATCACTTGTTAGACGACTTAAATATCCCACACATTCCAGGTACTATTGCTACTACTGAAACAGATGTGTTGAGCAAGGCAACACAACTAGGCTACCCGCTATTAATAAGACCGTCGTATGTGATTGGCGGACAAGGCATGACCGTTATTACATGTGAAGAGGATATGCTGATGCTCACAAGTCAGTATCCACAAGAAACGTATCCACTTTTACTAGATGCATATGTACCTGCTAAGGAAGTGGAGGTAGACCTTGTAGCCAATGGGGAAGAGATTGTGAGCTTACCGATGATTGCCGAGCATGTTGAACGTGCAGGCATACATTCTGGCGACAGTACTGCGATATTTCCTGCTCAATCTATTAATGAGGATGAAGAACGCAAGATTATGACCTACGCTCGTGCCATTTGTCAAAAGCTCGCATTTAAAGGCATTATGAACATTCAATATGTGATAGATCAAGGAACAGTCTATGTATTAGAGGTAAACCCACGAGCCAGTCGGACAGTGCCAATCGTGAGCAAGCTTTCTGGGGTCCCTTTAGCGCAAATTGCGACAAAAATATTGCTTGGGAAATATATTTCGACAAAAATGGATTGGCAACGTAACTATCCGTTTGTAGCTATTAAATACCCTGTTTTTTCTACACAAAAAATAGTCGGGCTAGATCCTTTGACAGGGCCAGACATGAAGTCAACAGGAGAAGGCTTAGCGATAGCGAGCAATATTAATGAAGCAATGAGAAAAAGCTTTTATACGTATATGAAGAGTGAAGGCGATTCTGTTTGGATTGATTGCTGGGAGGACCTTTCGTTTACTGATCAAGAAAAAATAAAAGAAGCTATTGTAAACGCAAATCTTTACTTACAGCTGCAATATGAAAGTGAAACAAAACCAATAGTTTTACTGAGTATGAAAAAAGATGGACTTTCAATCCAAAATCGTATAACAGCATTAAAAAATCGCATCTTTCAATGTCATGATTTAGCGATGCTATTAGCCTTTCTTGAAGCATATCAAACCAAAACGACTACCGTGTTATCACTGCAAGCTGCGATAAAAACAATTGAGGTGAAGCAATTATGAGTACACTATCGAAAAGCTTAAAAGGGCTTGATGTTTTAACGTTAAAGGAGTTTACGGAAGAAGATATTTTATTTTTAATACAACAAGCTCTTACATTAAAAGCTAAGCATGAGCAAGGAGAGATTATAACAACTTTACGTGGGAAAACTCTGGCACTAATATTTGACAAACCGTCAACACGTACTCGTGTATCCTTTGAGGCAGGAATGATGCAGCTAGGTGGCAATGCTATGTATTTAAGTGGTCGAGATTTGCAGTTAGGTCGGGGTGAGCCAATATCAGATACGGCAAAAGTACTTTCACAGTATGTGGATGCTATTATGATACGTACCTTTGAGCATTCTAAACTGGAACAATTAGCCGAGCATGCATCGATCCCGGTTATTAACGGGTTAACAGATGATCATCATCCATGTCAGGTGTTAGCTGATTTAATGACAGTTATGGAATGTAAAGGTGATTTAAAAGGTAACAAGATGGTTTACATCGGGGACGGCAATAATATGGCGCACTCATTACTAATTGGCTCTGCGATAGTAGGGATGGATTGCACGGTGATCTGTCCTAAAGGCTATGAGCCAAAAAAAGAGATTATACTGGAAGCGGAAACGTTAGCGCATGTGTCAGGAGCTAATCTCAAAGTTAGCCACGATCTAACAGATGTTAGTGGCGCAGACATTATTTACACAGATGTATGGGCAAGTATGGGGCAAGAGGAAGAAGCTACATTACGATTACAAGCATTTAAACATTATCAAGTTAACGACGAAATAGTAGGCATGGCAAAGCCAGATTATATATTTATGCACTGTTTGCCCGCCCATCGTGAAGAAGAGGTCACAGCGACAGTAATTGATGGACCGAATTCTGTCGTTTTTCAACAAGCTGGCAACCGTCTTCACGCTCAAAAAGCATTATTACAAGCTCTGCTTGCGTAAAAATAGCAAGAATATGTGTGCTGTAAAATCGAGGGGGGTTCGGTAAAAATTTGCCGAGTAGATTTTGCAGGTTATGCGTGAGTTTTTGGGGTTTATGCGTGAATTTTTGATGTTTATGCGTAAGTTTCCACGATTTATGCGTAAGTTTTCATAGTTTATGCGCGAATTTCTTGATTTTATGCGTATTTCACTATTTTTATAAAAATGTGACCAACTTTATGTGATGCACACCTTTTTGGGGTAAAAGCAAAACCCTCGCTGCATAGGCGAGGGCAATGTTTTTATCCAAAAATAGCAACGAGTGGACCGACGATTAAACAATAATATGCAAAGTATTTAATGTTACCACGCGCCATAATGTTCATAAACCACTTAAGTGAGAAATATGAAGCTACGAGTGAACCTATGAACGCGACTGTATATGGTATAGCAAGAGCATTTAAATTTGGATCTTGTGCTAAGTCGGAAAAACTTAAAAGCATGCCACCGAAGCTAACGGGTATAAACATTAAAAATGAAAAGCGTAAAGCTGTTTCTTGCTTCATGCCTAATCCCATCGCCGCAACAATAGTTGCACCTGAGCGGCTTATGCCAGGAATAAGTGCAACAGCTTGTGCCAATCCAATGATAATCGCATCTCTAAGACGTAAATCTCCATCTTGCTTACGACCCTTTAAGTTTCTAATTAACCATAAAGCAATACCTGTGACAATAAGTGTAATACCTACGAGTTGTGTTGATTCTTTAAAAATTGAGGCTATATAATCGTCCATTGTTACGCCAATGACTCCAGCAGGAATCGTAGCAATGATTAAATATATAATGAAGCGAAAGTCTGCTTTACTCTCCTCTTGTCTTGTAATTGTATATTTAATACCATTAGTAGCTAAACGAATTAGATCATTGCGATAAATAAGTAGTACAGCAAGTAACGATGCTGTGTTAACGAGTAACTCAAACGTCATCCCGATATTTTCAATTCCTAAATAATCCTGAGCGAGTACTAAATGACCGCTTGATGAAACCGGAATAGGTTCAGTAAAGCCTTGAAACATGCCTAAAAATAAATATTTTATTAATTCGTATAGTTTTTCCATTAAACGTACAACTCCCTAATTTTTTGCATATCATTAATTAAACATGGATTCCAATGTTCTGTAAAGATAATATTTTTCCTTTTATTATTAAAAACCCTGCAGGTAGAATGTTTAAGAAAAGGAATGCTCTTTAGCGCAAAAGTTTACTCATTTATTATAAAAGTAATTAGCACTTATTTCCTGTCATTAATCTAACAGTTCATTAAACAAAGTGACAAATTTGTCACTTTGTTTTCACACAGCAATAAAACCACTCTTCATCATAACTTATTGCAGCTAGTCCATCGTTATAACTAAAAACTGGTAGTAAATTAATAAATACTCAATGCAGCTTTGGACAAAATAGTAATGTCTTGATGGGTATCCATCAAGCGACCAGGCCGATAGGGAGGGTTCCAATCATGGGACAACGTAGACATTTCAAACCTGGAGATAAAGCACCAAACAATGGGCTTTATATTGAGATTGGAGAAACTGGCAGCGGCGTTATGAATCCTAAAAAACTTCGTTTGCATGCAGGTGAACGGTTCCCAGAAACATCAAATCATAACCGGATTTGGACATATTTTCCCAAGTTCTAACAACGCAGCCACTCTTGCACAGCAGGAGTGGCTATTTTTTTATGTAATTGGTGAGATTCTTGAAAAACAGTGAGAAATTCTTGAAAAAGCTAGGGATTCTTGATAAGTAGAGAAAGTTTCTTGAAAAAAGGTACAACATTCTTGAAAACGACCACAAGTTTCTTGAAAAACAGCGAAAAATTCTTGAAAAAGCTAGGAATTCTTGATAAGTAGAGAAAGTTTCTTGAAAAAAGGTACAACATTCTTGAAAACCACTTGAAAAACAGTGAAAAATTCTTGAAAAAGCGAGAATTTCTTGAAAAAGGTAAAGATTTTTTAAAAATTTACAGATCTAGTAAAACCTACAATGGCTTTAGTTCGTAATATTAATAGTTGCTCCACCGTTGCCCTTAAAATGGAGTAAGCTCTAGAACTAATAAAAATATTGGTTTGCACTTTACTTGTGACTTTTATAATACATGGTAAAATATGAATAGGTCAAAAAAGGTCAGTCTATTGTTGAGAAAACTTCCAAATGGTGTAATGAACAACAGGTGACTATGCAAGTATTAGTAACAAAAGTTTTGAGCATCTTTGTGTGAAACGTATGATTGAAAGAAACCAAATAAATACACAGGAGGGAATAGAATGGATTTTCAAAAAATGACGGAAAAGTTGCAACAAGCATTTCTTGTAACAGAATCGCTAGCTCGTGATTATGAGCATCAAGAAATTGATAGTGCGCACTTATTGTTAACGTTATTAAAAGATGAGGAGGGTCTTGCTTCCTTAATTTTTCGAGAAAATCATATAGATATTAACTCCCTTCAACAGAAAGTACAAAAAATACTTACAAAAAAACCACAAGTACAAGGTAGTTCAAATATATATTT from Bacillus sp. HMF5848 includes these protein-coding regions:
- a CDS encoding YjzC family protein, coding for MGQRRHFKPGDKAPNNGLYIEIGETGSGVMNPKKLRLHAGERFPETSNHNRIWTYFPKF
- the argF gene encoding ornithine carbamoyltransferase, with the translated sequence MMSTLSKSLKGLDVLTLKEFTEEDILFLIQQALTLKAKHEQGEIITTLRGKTLALIFDKPSTRTRVSFEAGMMQLGGNAMYLSGRDLQLGRGEPISDTAKVLSQYVDAIMIRTFEHSKLEQLAEHASIPVINGLTDDHHPCQVLADLMTVMECKGDLKGNKMVYIGDGNNMAHSLLIGSAIVGMDCTVICPKGYEPKKEIILEAETLAHVSGANLKVSHDLTDVSGADIIYTDVWASMGQEEEATLRLQAFKHYQVNDEIVGMAKPDYIFMHCLPAHREEEVTATVIDGPNSVVFQQAGNRLHAQKALLQALLA
- a CDS encoding undecaprenyl-diphosphate phosphatase; protein product: MEKLYELIKYLFLGMFQGFTEPIPVSSSGHLVLAQDYLGIENIGMTFELLVNTASLLAVLLIYRNDLIRLATNGIKYTITRQEESKADFRFIIYLIIATIPAGVIGVTMDDYIASIFKESTQLVGITLIVTGIALWLIRNLKGRKQDGDLRLRDAIIIGLAQAVALIPGISRSGATIVAAMGLGMKQETALRFSFLMFIPVSFGGMLLSFSDLAQDPNLNALAIPYTVAFIGSLVASYFSLKWFMNIMARGNIKYFAYYCLIVGPLVAIFG
- a CDS encoding carbamoyl phosphate synthase large subunit → MPKDETVSTILVIGSGPIVIGQAAEFDYAGTQACIALREEGYRVVLVNNNPATIMTDEQYADVVYFEPLTIDKIEEIIQVEKPDGLLATLGGQTGLNLAYELHDAGVLAKYEVRLLGTPIDSIKKGEDREAFRQLMYELEEPVPESDIITSWQEAIMFAQHVGFPIIVRPAYTLGGTGGGIASTLEELAQIVQNGLRESPIKQCLVERSVAGYKEIEYEVMRDKDNTCITICNMENIDPVGIHTGDSIVVAPSQTLTDQEYQMLRNASIKIISALGIIGGCNIQFALDPNSKQYYLIEVNPRVSRSSALASKATGYPIARMAAKLAVGYSLAELTNPVTGDTYASFEPALDYVVVKFPRWPFDKFPDVQRTLGTQMKATGEVMAIARTFEAALQKAVRSLELGFINIEMATFTQLSVNELINIVKQQDDRRLFALTALLRHGKNITDLHDLTKIDHFFLHKLQTLIFFEKEMITSGPTNIPLLKMLKEYGFSDAYIASVWGISEKELRDIRKQARIIAAYKMVDTCAAEFEAVTSYYYSDYHGENEVAHTGTKKKVLIIGSGPIRIGQGIEFDYSAVHSVIAAREEGYETILLNNNPETVSTDYETADKLYFEPLTFEDVMNVIEAENITNVLVQFGGQTAINLVKRFEEAGVSLAGTTSDVIDVLEDRERFYHLLDDLNIPHIPGTIATTETDVLSKATQLGYPLLIRPSYVIGGQGMTVITCEEDMLMLTSQYPQETYPLLLDAYVPAKEVEVDLVANGEEIVSLPMIAEHVERAGIHSGDSTAIFPAQSINEDEERKIMTYARAICQKLAFKGIMNIQYVIDQGTVYVLEVNPRASRTVPIVSKLSGVPLAQIATKILLGKYISTKMDWQRNYPFVAIKYPVFSTQKIVGLDPLTGPDMKSTGEGLAIASNINEAMRKSFYTYMKSEGDSVWIDCWEDLSFTDQEKIKEAIVNANLYLQLQYESETKPIVLLSMKKDGLSIQNRITALKNRIFQCHDLAMLLAFLEAYQTKTTTVLSLQAAIKTIEVKQL